Below is a genomic region from Actinomadura sp. NAK00032.
TTGGCGCAGGGAGCCGTCTGGAACCGAGCCCGAATCCCGGGGACGGGCGGCTACGGTCGCCTCTGGACGTCATGCCGAGCCGGACGACCGCGCCGATGACAGTCGGTGAGCGGCGGCTCGACACGCATCCGAACGAGAAGTTGTGGTATCGACACCACCGGGACGACCGTTAGCGCGGATTCTCATTCCTCCGCTCGTCATGGCCCAACTCCCCGCCGGCCCGCTCCTGGACGGCTCTCTCGAAGACGACCCCTGGCCGTCGAGCCCGCGCTGACCGGCACGTTGATCAAGTACGCGCGGGTGTCGACCGGAGCGCAGCGGCTGAACCGGCAGATGCACGCAGTGGAGACGGCCGGGTGCACGCAAGTCTTCGCCGACAAGAAGTCCGGCAGGACGCCGAGCGGGCCGAGTTGTGCCCCCACGCTGTGGGACCCGGGCCGGGCGACATGACCATGAACCCGACGCGTCCCATGGCACCCGCCCACCTCGACGCGGCCACGTCGCCTCCGTCCGCCGAAGGTGCATCGCCCGTGTCGTCCGTGTCGCGCGAGGTCGCGCCGCCCACCCGGCCGGACGTCGCGCCATCGGTGGCTGCCGAGGCCGCCGGATATCCGGTCTTGCTGCTTGCCTATGGTTTGCCGGCGCGGCGGCGGTGGCCGGTCAGGTCGGTTGCTTTGATCAGCTTTTCGGGTGCTGATGGCGCGCGCCACAGTTGGACCAGGTGCTGTTCGTCGGTACCGGCGTCGCGGCCTTGGACGCTTACCCGGGTTCGGTACATGCACGTGGACGGCCAGACCCGGTCGAACTCGATCAGGGTGACGGCCTGGTGTCCGGGGGCGGCAGCCCGGAGTGTGCCCGTCGTGGGCGGGGGGCCGGGGACATCGATGGTGTGGAACGGCCAGGAGTATTCGGCGATGTCGTCCCAGGGGTCGGTCTCCAGTGGTGGGGGGCCGTCCAGGAGTTCGGCGGTGAGGTCGACGGCGCCGTTGCGGGTGCCGGTGAGGATGTGGGAGCGGATGGCGAGCCCGTTGCCTTCGTCCAGCCAGGCGTTGTCGTCGAGGCGGTATGCGCTGACCGGGAAAGGGTGATCGGTGCCTGGTGCGGCGAACAGTGCATAGCAGCCCAGTTCGTCGATGTGGACGCTGGTGGTGTGATGTTGCGGCGCTGAAGGCTGCGGGGGCGCGGGCAGGTGGTCGCCGAGCCCTTCGCGGATGCGGTCACGAAGGCTCCGGGCGAGCGTTGCGTCCTGGGGGTCTAGGCCGGCGCGTTGGAAGGCCGACACGTCGAGAAGTTCGGCGAGCAGAAACCAGTGATCGGGCGTCAGCGCCACCGTGACGGTGGTTTCCTCGGGTAATTCGATGGTGCGGTGGCTGGTGTGCTCCCACAGCTCGTAGAAGATCGCACTGTATTCGTCGGCTTCGGCCGGGTCGCCGCCCTCACGCAGGGACTGGCTGCTGTTGTCCAGTTGACCGACTAGGCGATGACGGTCCTTGAGGCTGACTTCCATCGGATAGAGGTCGTTCATGTTCGGAGATCGTATTTCCCTCGGTGCATGGCCGGCCGACGGAGTACGTGCCCGCCGGTCGGGATAGCGGGTTGTCGTCACATATGGTTCTGGCACTGGGTGAAGGTCGGTGGTGTGGTGGGCGCGTTGGACACCCACACCCAGTAGGAGCCCTGCGGACGCCCCGTGGTGTCGGTGACCTTGCCGGTGGAGTTGCGCCACAGCCGGTTCCGCTCGTGGAACCTGCGGTTGTCGGCGCCCTGGCAGTCCTGTTCGGTCTTGGGGACGAACCGGCAGCTCCACTGGCCGACCGTACCCATTCGGCGCCTTGCCAGGTCGAGGCCGCACCAAGGACGACGCGCTGTGGATGGAGGTCCAGGACGCGGCCTGCGGGCTTCCGCAGATGCTGGCGGCCGACTCGTCCAGCGAGACGGGACGGGGCCTGTTCATCGGCTCGACCAGTACGCCCGCTGCTGGGGCATCCGCGCCCTGGCCGGCAACGTCAGCAAGGTCGTCTTCGCCGTCATCGACCGCACCTGAAAACCAGCGAAGGGACGACCTGCGGGGAGGGCCTCGGGGTCGTCCTTCGCTTCCGGCGGTGACGTCGGCACGGCCCTGGCTGGGGAGTTCGGGCCGTCCCCCGTCACCGCCGGCCCTGCCTCTCTGCTTCGTCCCCGGAGCAGAGAGGCAGGGCCACTTACGGAAGTCGGGGAGGCTGCGCTCGCGGCTGACACAGCGCTGTCTGCCGCCTCGCGTTCAGCGCTCTGTTGCGCTGGTTGGTGTTGCAGGGCGTTGGCCTCTGACGGTGGTTTTAGGCGGGGGTTTGGTGGGGGGTGGGTGGGAGGTGCCATAGGCGTACGGCGTTGTCGGAGCCTGCGGTGGCTAGGGCTTTGCCGTCAGGGCTGAAGGCCACCGAGCGGATGGTGCCCTCGTCGCCGCCGATGCGGTCGCCCTGGGGTTTGCCGGTGGCCACGTCCCATAGCTGCACTGTCTGGTCTGAGCTGCCGGTGGCCAGGGTCTTGCCGTCCGGGCTGAACACCACCGCGTTGACGTCTTCCGTGTGGTTGACGAAGGACTGGGGGAGCTGGGTTCGGGCGGCCACGTCCCACAGGCGCACGTCGTCCTGCTTTTTCTCGCCGGCACCGGCCAGCAGCTTGCCGTCCGGGCTGAACGCCACCGCTAGGACGCCGGTGGTGTCGCCTTTGATGGCGCGGGCGCGGGGCTTGCGGCCTGATACGTCCCACAACACCACGTCGTAGGCGTCTCCCGCCAGCGTCCTGCCGTGCGGGCTGAACGCGATCGTGTCGAAGGTGCCGCGTTGTTCGAGGGGGCCGCCGATGGGTCTGCGGGTGGACGCGTTCCACAGCAGGAGGCTGCCCACGTCCGCGGTGGCCAGCAGTTTGCCGTCAGGGCTGAAGGCCACCCCCCTGACCGGGTCCTCGTGTTCGGTGAGGGGTTTGCCGATGGGTTTGCGGGTGGCCACGTCCCACACGCGCACGGTCGTGTCCCGGCTGCCGGTGGCCAGGGTCTTGCCGTCGGGGCTGAACGCCAGGGATGTGACGTCTTTCTCGTGGCCGGTGAGGGGTGCGCCGAGGGGTGTGCGGGTGGCGACGTCCCACAACCGAACTGTGCGGTCGTCGCTTGCGGAGGCGAGGATTCTGCCGTCCGGGCTGAACGCCACTGCGTTGACGGAGAGGGTGTGGCCGGCCAGCGGTTGTCCGATGAGGAACGGTGCGGTGGGGGAAGGTGATTTGCGGGGGCGTCCTGACCCGTTCTCCTGGGTCGCGGCGTAGCCGACGGGGACGGCCAAGGCGAGGGCCGCGATGCCCGCGGTGACGAGATAGGTGCGGCGGGAGAGTTGCGGGAGCGGTGGGACGGCGAGGTCCGGGGCCGGCAGGGCCGGTTCCGTGGCGGCAGGTGCGGCGGGGGCCGCTCCGGCGAGGGCTGCGAGGGTGGCTGCGGCGGCCTGCGCGGTGGGACGGTGCCGGGGGTCGAGGCGCATTAGGTCGCGCAGGATCGGCGCCAGCCGCCGGGCACGCTGGACGGGAGCCGGGTCGCCCCGGGAGATGGCCAGCAGCAGCGCCGCCATGGAGCCGCCGGTGAACGCGGGACGGCCCTCGACGGCGGCGTACAGCGTGGCGCCCAGGGACCACATGTCGGAGGCGGCGGTCGCCTCCCGGTCGTTGACCTGTTCAGGGGACAGATAGGCGGGGGTGCCCAGCAGCGCGCCCGTGGCGGTGAGGGTGGTCTCGCCGGGGACGACCGCGAGCC
It encodes:
- a CDS encoding WD40 repeat domain-containing serine/threonine protein kinase encodes the protein MTQDVGKVVLGRYRLLEVLGEGGMGAVWRAHDERMRRDVALKQLKLPLGLAAGEREQLVARMEREARSVGMLKHPGVITVHDQFHDDDGLPWIVMELVRGRSLADLLRDHGPLDEAETARIGAQIAEALAVAHQAGIVHRDIKPANILLEGRRVVVSDFGLAVVPGETTLTATGALLGTPAYLSPEQVNDREATAASDMWSLGATLYAAVEGRPAFTGGSMAALLLAISRGDPAPVQRARRLAPILRDLMRLDPRHRPTAQAAAATLAALAGAAPAAPAATEPALPAPDLAVPPLPQLSRRTYLVTAGIAALALAVPVGYAATQENGSGRPRKSPSPTAPFLIGQPLAGHTLSVNAVAFSPDGRILASASDDRTVRLWDVATRTPLGAPLTGHEKDVTSLAFSPDGKTLATGSRDTTVRVWDVATRKPIGKPLTEHEDPVRGVAFSPDGKLLATADVGSLLLWNASTRRPIGGPLEQRGTFDTIAFSPHGRTLAGDAYDVVLWDVSGRKPRARAIKGDTTGVLAVAFSPDGKLLAGAGEKKQDDVRLWDVAARTQLPQSFVNHTEDVNAVVFSPDGKTLATGSSDQTVQLWDVATGKPQGDRIGGDEGTIRSVAFSPDGKALATAGSDNAVRLWHLPPTPHQTPA